TGACGGAGAAGATTTTGGCCCGACACGCCGGCAGGAATTCAGTGACCGCCGGCGAGAACGTCTGGGTCAACGTCGACGTGCTGATGACACACGACGTCTGCGGGCCGGGCACAATCGGCGTCTTCTATGAGCATTTCGGGAGGAACGCCAAGGTGTGGGACCCGTCCAGGGTGGTGATCATTCCCGACCACTACATCTTCACGGCCGACAGCAAGGCACACCGCAATATCGATATCCTTCGGTCCTTCGTGAAGGAACAGGGCATCAAGTATTACTACGACCCCGACTTCATCCAGGGCGAGGGCATGCCCAGCCCGTACAAGGACCCAACCAAGACAAACTACAAGGGTGTGTGCCATATTGCCCTGCCTGAAGAGGGGCATACTCGGCCCGGCGAGGTGCTGCTGGGAACCGATTCGCACACCTGCACGGCCGGGGCATTCGGCGAATTCGCCACCGGCATCGGCAACACCGACGCCGGCTTCGTGTTGGGCACCGGCAAGCTGTGGCTTAAGGTGCCGCCCACCATGCGCTTCGTCTTCGACGGCGATTTGCCGTCGTATCTCATGGCCAAGGACATGATCTTGACCGTGATTGGCGACATCGGTGTTGACGGTGCCACCTACCGGGCCATGGAGTTCTCCGGTGGGGGGGTAATGGGCCTTAATATCGAGGAACGTACCACCTTGTGCAACATGGCCATCGAGGCCGGCGGAAAGAACGGAATCGTGCCCGTCGATGAGGTCACCGCCGACTTCGTCCGCGCACGCACCGACAAACCTTGGCAAGCCGTCGAAAACGACAAGGACGCGAAGTTCTGCTACGAGAAGGTTTTCAGGATGAAAGACCTCGAGCCGACCGTCGCCAAGCCGCACTCGCCCGACAATCGCGACCTGGCTCGCAACCTCAAGGGCACCAAGGTTGACCGTGTCTATATCGGCAGTTGCACCGGCGGCAAGATCACTGATTTCCGGGCGGCCGCGAAGATCATCAAGGGCCGCGAAGTCAAGGTGCCGACTTTCATCGTACCGGCCACCACCGAGGTCCACGCCAAAATGCGCGAGGAGAAGATCGACGGCATGACGCTTGAGCAGATCTTCATCAACGCCGGCTGTGCGATGGGACCGGCCTCGTGTGCCGCCTGTCTGGGCGGCCCCGGCGACACCTTCGGCCGGGCCAACGAGGCCATCCGCGTCCTCTCGACAACCAACCGCAATTTCCCCGGACGAATGGGCTCCAAGGACGCTCAGGTCTTCCTCGCCAGCCCCTACACCGCCGCCGCTACGGCGGTCAGCGGGACGATTACCGACCCGCGGGAGTTCCTTGGGTAACTCACCGCGAGGTCGAGACTGCGGAATGGGCCCCGGGCAGTTGATGCGAGATACCAGGGGCTCGTGCCCCTGGCCATACAGATACGCCCCATTCTGGGCATGAAAAGGACCGGCTGCACGGCCGACCGCGACACCGGCCGCTACGATTTTGCGGCGTGATGCTACTTCCCTGCCGTCACCATCGGCCAGTCATCGGTTCTGAACGGCGAGGCCGGAAGATCGGCCTTGTTCCAGAGGTTGACCACCGGAAAGTTGGCCCAGCCGTAGCGGACGGCCGCCGGCTCGGCGACCTCGGGGCTGGAGACCACCACCGTATTGCCCACGATCTCGGCCTGAGCGTCGACGAACTTCTGATCGGAGCTCGCGATGGTGAAGCCCTTAAGCGGCCCGCCCTTGGCGACCAGGCCGCCGCCGGTGTGTGTGAAGCTGATGACGATCTTGCTGCCGTCGCGTTTCATGTCTTTGTAGATCGGGCCGGAGTATTCTATCCTCTCGCCATAGCCGAGCGCCCTGGCGGCCAGGGCCAGCCGAGCGCCGACCGGCTGCTTGAGCTTGGGATGGATGTCTTTTTCTTCGCCGACGTCGGTGATGACCGCCATGGCGGTGTTCGGGACGTTGAGCATCGTCAGCAATTGCGCTTCCCGGAGTTCCGGCCAAGTGCCCGGTGGCGGATTGGCCGGCTCCCTCTGGTAGGGAGCCAGTTGAACGAACAGGAAGGGAAAATCGCCCAGTCCCCAATCCTTGCGCCAGTTCCGGATCATGGTCGAGAACAGCGTGCGGTACTGAGTTGCTCGCCCGGCATTCGATTCGCCCTGATACCATATGGCCCCTTTGATGCCGAAGGGCAACAGCGGGTGGATCATCGCGTTGTACAAACCCGCCGGACGGTGCGGGCTTGTTCGAGGGTCGCCGGGGAAGTCGAGCTTTGGCGGCGGGGCGATGGGTTTGCCTGCGGCCTCGGCGGAATCGGCCGATTTCAACCACTCACGGACGGCTTTGCCGTAGGCGGCGATGTGAGCCTCGATCGCGGCCGGGTACTCCTTAAAGCGCGCGTCCCACGAATCGAGGATCGACTTGAAGGCCGGCTCGCCCTCCAGCACCGCCATGCTGGTCCATGCTTCAGCCGGAGTACCGCCCCACGAGGTGTTGATCAGGCCAACCGGAACCTTGATCGCCTTGTGCAATTCGCGCCCGAAGAAGTACGCGACGGCGGAAAAGTCTCCAACGGTCTGGGGACTGCAGACGCTCCAGCTCCCCTGCACGTCGGTCTGAGGTTTTCCGGCCACGACGCGCGACACGGTGAACAGACGAATATTGGGGTAATTCGCCTCGGCGATTTCCTTCTCGGCATTGGTCGATGCCCGCACCGGCCATTGCATGTTCGACTGACCGGAGGCGACCCACACTTCACCCACCGCCATATTCTTGAAGCTGATGGTGTTATCCCCGGAAATGGTCATGGTCAGGGCGTCGCCTGCTTTCATCGCCTCCAGCCTGACCGACCACCTGCCCTCACCATCGGCAACAACGGAAGCTTCCTGTGTACTCAGCTTCACGGTGACTTTCTCACCGGCTTTGGCCGTACCCCACACGTTGATGGGCACTCCTTGCTGCACAACCATGTTGTCGCTGAACAGAGCATGGGGTTTGACCTCCGCCCAGGCGAAAGAGCTCCACAAAAACAAAACGGCTGGCAGGGCGAGGCGGCAGTTGGTGATACGCTTTGACATGGATCTTCCTCTTCTCGTTTGACGACGGTCGTCAACCATGTTCAACGCATGCCTGACGACAACAATGCCACGCGGCAGAAGGCCCGGCTCAATGACTATCCTTTTGTGCGACCCATTC
The nucleotide sequence above comes from Phycisphaerae bacterium. Encoded proteins:
- a CDS encoding 3-isopropylmalate dehydratase large subunit, with translation MGMTMTEKILARHAGRNSVTAGENVWVNVDVLMTHDVCGPGTIGVFYEHFGRNAKVWDPSRVVIIPDHYIFTADSKAHRNIDILRSFVKEQGIKYYYDPDFIQGEGMPSPYKDPTKTNYKGVCHIALPEEGHTRPGEVLLGTDSHTCTAGAFGEFATGIGNTDAGFVLGTGKLWLKVPPTMRFVFDGDLPSYLMAKDMILTVIGDIGVDGATYRAMEFSGGGVMGLNIEERTTLCNMAIEAGGKNGIVPVDEVTADFVRARTDKPWQAVENDKDAKFCYEKVFRMKDLEPTVAKPHSPDNRDLARNLKGTKVDRVYIGSCTGGKITDFRAAAKIIKGREVKVPTFIVPATTEVHAKMREEKIDGMTLEQIFINAGCAMGPASCAACLGGPGDTFGRANEAIRVLSTTNRNFPGRMGSKDAQVFLASPYTAAATAVSGTITDPREFLG
- a CDS encoding sialate O-acetylesterase, whose amino-acid sequence is MSKRITNCRLALPAVLFLWSSFAWAEVKPHALFSDNMVVQQGVPINVWGTAKAGEKVTVKLSTQEASVVADGEGRWSVRLEAMKAGDALTMTISGDNTISFKNMAVGEVWVASGQSNMQWPVRASTNAEKEIAEANYPNIRLFTVSRVVAGKPQTDVQGSWSVCSPQTVGDFSAVAYFFGRELHKAIKVPVGLINTSWGGTPAEAWTSMAVLEGEPAFKSILDSWDARFKEYPAAIEAHIAAYGKAVREWLKSADSAEAAGKPIAPPPKLDFPGDPRTSPHRPAGLYNAMIHPLLPFGIKGAIWYQGESNAGRATQYRTLFSTMIRNWRKDWGLGDFPFLFVQLAPYQREPANPPPGTWPELREAQLLTMLNVPNTAMAVITDVGEEKDIHPKLKQPVGARLALAARALGYGERIEYSGPIYKDMKRDGSKIVISFTHTGGGLVAKGGPLKGFTIASSDQKFVDAQAEIVGNTVVVSSPEVAEPAAVRYGWANFPVVNLWNKADLPASPFRTDDWPMVTAGK